The following are encoded together in the Oceanobacillus zhaokaii genome:
- a CDS encoding DUF84 family protein, which translates to MEIIIGSKNPTKVQAVAEIFESDQVNAIEAKSKVSAQPFSDEETKQGAINRAMECRKYTTNGIGIGLEGGVMFVGDTLYLCNWGALVAEDWRIFTASGARIALPNELVESLKNGFELGEIMDDYANRKEVSTHEGTIGIFTNDLVSRKEMFAHVVKLLRGQWEYWK; encoded by the coding sequence ATGGAGATTATTATTGGTTCAAAGAATCCTACAAAAGTTCAAGCAGTTGCAGAAATATTTGAAAGTGATCAAGTGAATGCAATTGAAGCAAAATCAAAAGTATCCGCACAACCATTTTCCGATGAGGAAACGAAACAAGGGGCAATTAATCGAGCAATGGAATGCAGGAAATACACGACAAACGGAATTGGGATAGGTTTAGAAGGTGGCGTGATGTTTGTTGGTGATACATTATATTTATGTAATTGGGGAGCATTAGTCGCAGAGGATTGGCGCATTTTTACAGCAAGTGGTGCACGAATTGCTTTGCCAAATGAACTTGTCGAATCGCTGAAGAATGGTTTTGAACTAGGGGAGATCATGGATGACTATGCAAACAGGAAAGAAGTTAGTACGCACGAAGGAACAATTGGTATATTCACAAATGATCTTGTTTCTAGGAAAGAAATGTTTGCACATGTCGTCAAGCTGCTTCGTGGGCAATGGGAATACTGGAAATAA
- a CDS encoding M42 family metallopeptidase, which yields MNQETLDLFKNLTELPGASGNEHLVRAYMKEELEKYADEVIQDNLGGVFGVKHGDGPKVMVAGHMDEVGFMVSQITENGMIRFQPLGGWWSQVLLAQRVQIITANGPVIGVIGSIPPHLLTDAQRNKPMEIKNMLIDIGADDREDVKKIGVRPGDSIVPVTPFQPMANSNKILAKAWDNRYGCGLSIELLKELQGEKLPNKLYSGATVQEEVGLRGAQVATNMINPDIAYVLDASPANDASGDKTAFGQLGKGALLRIFDRTMITHKGMREFVLDTAESNNIPYQYFISQGGTDGGKIHLSGEGVPTAVIGICSRYIHTAASIIHIDDYAAAKELLVKLVKETDQNTVNHIMNSN from the coding sequence TTGAACCAAGAGACGTTAGATCTTTTTAAAAATTTAACAGAACTACCGGGTGCATCGGGGAATGAACATCTTGTTCGGGCATATATGAAAGAAGAATTAGAAAAATATGCAGATGAAGTCATACAAGACAATCTTGGCGGTGTCTTTGGTGTGAAACATGGCGACGGTCCAAAGGTTATGGTAGCTGGGCATATGGATGAAGTTGGATTCATGGTGTCGCAAATAACGGAAAATGGTATGATTCGGTTTCAACCTTTAGGTGGCTGGTGGAGCCAAGTATTACTTGCACAGCGAGTGCAAATTATAACAGCAAATGGTCCAGTGATTGGTGTAATTGGTTCGATTCCGCCACATCTTTTAACAGATGCGCAGAGGAATAAACCGATGGAAATCAAGAATATGCTTATCGATATCGGTGCAGATGATCGAGAAGATGTAAAGAAAATTGGGGTACGACCTGGTGATTCAATCGTACCAGTTACACCATTCCAACCGATGGCAAACAGTAATAAAATTCTTGCAAAGGCATGGGATAACCGATATGGCTGCGGATTATCAATTGAGTTATTAAAAGAACTGCAAGGAGAAAAGCTTCCAAATAAATTATATTCTGGTGCGACGGTACAAGAAGAGGTTGGATTGCGAGGGGCACAAGTAGCGACAAATATGATTAACCCAGATATTGCATATGTTCTCGATGCATCTCCTGCAAATGACGCATCAGGTGACAAAACGGCATTCGGTCAGTTAGGAAAAGGTGCATTGCTAAGAATTTTTGACCGGACGATGATTACGCATAAAGGGATGCGAGAATTTGTGCTTGATACAGCTGAATCCAATAACATTCCCTATCAATATTTTATTTCGCAAGGTGGTACTGACGGCGGAAAAATCCATCTAAGTGGAGAAGGGGTGCCTACTGCTGTAATTGGAATTTGTTCAAGATATATTCATACAGCTGCATCGATTATTCACATCGATGATTACGCTGCAGCAAAGGAATTACTTGTAAAATTAGTGAAAGAAACAGATCAAAATACAGTAAATCACATTATGAATTCGAATTAA
- a CDS encoding PepSY domain-containing protein encodes MKKRDIFLAFGIGAAVGFLAKQQVDLYQKISPEKALHNAKEAYKKNGPISGSWIYMKPEEIEKNGLVFNAYRGGITRSIDGKNKQYEFYVDLETGGIIESVQTA; translated from the coding sequence ATGAAGAAAAGAGATATCTTTCTCGCATTCGGAATAGGTGCAGCTGTAGGTTTCTTGGCGAAGCAGCAAGTCGATCTTTATCAAAAAATTTCCCCAGAAAAAGCATTACATAATGCAAAGGAAGCATATAAGAAAAACGGACCAATCAGTGGCTCATGGATTTATATGAAACCAGAGGAAATTGAAAAAAATGGCCTTGTATTTAACGCATATCGTGGTGGGATTACGCGTAGTATCGACGGTAAAAATAAGCAATATGAATTTTATGTAGATTTAGAAACGGGTGGCATTATCGAATCCGTACAGACTGCTTAA
- a CDS encoding YtnP family quorum-quenching lactonase, which translates to MEQLQVGRAKLTWLNGGVSFLDGGAMFGVVPKALWAKKYQHNEKNQIELRADPILLQIDGKHFLIETGQGNDKLTEKQLRNFGVIEQASINESLAKLRLSADDIDAVLMTHLHYDHANGLTKKAGEKTYISQFTNAVIYTSAIEWNEMRNPNIRSVNTYFESNWQPVEEQVETFADEIEIVPGLRLIHTGGHSEGHSIIVFEDGEDCFIHMADLMPTHAHQNKLWALAYDDYPVTSVHEKEYWMAYGYRKEAWYTFYHDAYYRAIKFNHAGEKIAEVARVRYPYK; encoded by the coding sequence ATGGAGCAATTACAAGTAGGAAGAGCGAAGTTAACATGGTTAAATGGAGGGGTATCGTTTCTTGATGGTGGGGCAATGTTTGGGGTGGTTCCTAAAGCATTGTGGGCAAAGAAATACCAACATAATGAGAAAAATCAGATTGAACTGCGTGCTGACCCGATTCTTTTGCAGATCGATGGGAAGCATTTTCTTATCGAAACAGGGCAAGGAAATGATAAACTAACGGAAAAACAATTACGAAATTTTGGTGTAATAGAACAAGCTTCAATTAATGAGTCGTTAGCTAAACTCAGGTTATCTGCTGACGATATTGACGCGGTGTTAATGACGCATTTACATTATGATCATGCGAATGGCTTAACGAAGAAAGCAGGAGAGAAAACTTACATATCGCAATTTACCAATGCGGTAATCTATACATCTGCGATTGAGTGGAATGAGATGCGCAATCCGAATATTCGCTCTGTGAACACGTATTTCGAGAGCAATTGGCAGCCCGTTGAGGAACAGGTAGAAACATTTGCTGACGAAATTGAAATTGTGCCAGGCCTGCGTTTGATTCATACTGGAGGTCATAGTGAGGGTCATTCAATTATTGTTTTTGAGGATGGAGAAGATTGTTTCATCCATATGGCCGATTTAATGCCGACACATGCACATCAGAATAAATTATGGGCACTTGCATATGATGATTATCCAGTCACTTCAGTGCATGAGAAGGAGTATTGGATGGCTTATGGTTATCGTAAGGAAGCGTGGTACACTTTTTATCATGATGCCTATTATCGTGCAATTAAATTTAATCATGCAGGAGAGAAGATAGCCGAAGTGGCGCGTGTTCGATATCCATATAAATAA
- a CDS encoding ring-cleaving dioxygenase has product MNHLKGMHHVTAITSSAEENYKFFTNVLGMRLVKKTVNQDDIQTYHLFFADDKGSAGTDMTFFDFPGIPKGQHGTNEIYKTSFRVPTDAALDYWVRRFNRLEVKHTGIKETFGVKTLSFVDFDDQQYQLISDENDKGIASGTPWQKGPVPLEYAITGLGPIHVRIEQFDYFKEVLEKVLLFKEIAQDGSLHLFEVGDGGNGAQIYVEKNVVLPPARQGFGTVHHAAFRVENRAVLEEWIERMSSFGFPTSGYVDRHFFESLYARVAPQILFEFATDGPGFMGDEPYETLGEKLSLPPFLEPKRESIEKMVRPIDTVRSTIDFVKE; this is encoded by the coding sequence ATGAACCATTTAAAAGGAATGCACCATGTAACCGCAATTACGAGCAGTGCTGAAGAAAATTATAAGTTTTTCACGAATGTTTTAGGAATGCGTTTAGTGAAGAAAACAGTAAACCAAGATGATATTCAAACATATCACTTGTTTTTCGCAGATGATAAGGGGAGCGCGGGAACTGATATGACGTTCTTTGATTTTCCGGGAATTCCTAAGGGGCAGCATGGGACGAATGAAATTTATAAAACATCTTTCAGGGTGCCAACAGACGCTGCATTAGACTACTGGGTAAGACGCTTTAACCGTCTAGAGGTGAAGCATACGGGGATTAAAGAAACGTTTGGTGTGAAGACCCTTTCCTTTGTTGACTTCGATGATCAGCAATATCAATTGATTTCTGATGAAAATGACAAAGGCATTGCATCGGGAACGCCATGGCAAAAAGGACCAGTACCGCTTGAATATGCGATAACAGGATTAGGACCGATCCATGTACGTATTGAACAATTCGATTATTTCAAGGAAGTATTAGAAAAGGTTCTATTATTTAAAGAGATTGCACAAGATGGATCATTGCATTTATTTGAAGTTGGTGATGGTGGCAATGGAGCGCAAATCTATGTTGAGAAGAATGTAGTGTTACCACCTGCTCGTCAAGGATTTGGAACAGTGCATCATGCGGCATTCCGTGTTGAGAATCGCGCTGTCTTAGAAGAGTGGATTGAACGAATGAGCAGCTTTGGATTCCCAACATCTGGATATGTAGATCGTCACTTTTTCGAGTCATTATATGCAAGAGTTGCACCACAAATCTTATTTGAGTTTGCAACAGATGGCCCTGGGTTTATGGGGGATGAACCTTATGAAACACTTGGAGAAAAGTTATCTTTACCTCCGTTTTTGGAACCAAAACGTGAGTCAATTGAAAAAATGGTGCGCCCAATTGATACGGTTAGAAGTACGATTGATTTTGTGAAAGAATAA
- a CDS encoding BA3454 family stress response protein, translating into MIQVNVTVQFSDRYYHTNVITHRDSTEEEIFQLALNQVQQQWRV; encoded by the coding sequence ATGATACAAGTAAATGTTACAGTTCAATTTTCTGATCGTTATTATCATACTAATGTAATTACACATCGGGATTCAACGGAAGAGGAAATTTTCCAGCTTGCATTAAACCAAGTTCAACAACAATGGAGAGTGTAG